The window CATAGATTATTATTGTCTTATTCTCCAACCAAAAAGTATTCATCTTTCTTTTATCATGCATGGCACAAAGACCATTGGCCAGCTTCCTCTTGAATTCGGTAGTTCAACAATTTCTGCATAATTTCACCACTATATATGTAGGATATTACTCACATCACATTTTCATAGACACACAAACGCACACAATAGAAGGAAAATCAACAATGAAGACGACTATTTTCGCTCTCTCACTATGTTATATAGTTTCTCTCTCATGTAAATACCTTGTTCTTTTTCTCAATCATATGGTAATTAATTTCATTGGACCATAATAATACTAACCATTCTTTGAACACTTACATGTTTTTCCTCAGCTGCATTACTAGGCTCGGACAAGATCGGCATAAACTACGGCCGGATCGGAAACAACCTCCCGTCGCCCTACCGCTCCATCGAGCTCCTCCAATCCATGAATGTCCGACATGTCAAGCTTTACGACTCCGACCCGGAAGTCCTAAAGCTTCTCTCGGGCACCAACATCCACGTCACGGTCATGGTCCCCAACGACCAGATCACCCGCATCGCCTCGAACCGGTCGGAGGCGGACGAGTGGGTCCACAAAAACGTCCTAGCCTACTACCCGAGCACGAAGATCAGGTTCGTGCTCGTGGGGAACGAGGTGTTCAGCCACAACGACCAGCAGGTGTGGGTGGACCTGGTGCCCGCGATGCGATACATCAGGAAATCCCTAAACGAACACAACATCCACAACATCAAAGTGGGGACCCCCGTGGCCATGGACGTGCTCGAGTCGAGCTTCCCGCCGTCGGCCGGGAAATTCCGGGCCGACGTGGCTGAGGTGATGACGTCGGTGGTGAAATTCTTGAACGGAACGAGatccttcttcttcctcgaCGTGTACCCCTTCTTCCCCTGGTCGGCAAGCCCGACCAGCATGAGCCTTGACTTCGCATTGCTCAAGGAAGGGAATAGGACTTACATCGACCCACACACTGGATTGATCTACACAAATCTTCTCGATCAAATGCTTGATTCCGTCAACTTCGCCATGGAGAAACTCGGTTTCCACGACGTTAGGATCGTGATCGCCGAGACCGGGTGGCCTCATGAAGGCGACATCGATCAACCCGGTGCCAACGACTACAATTCAGCAACCTACCTCTGCAATCTCGCAGCCAAGATGTCGTACGAGCCACCTCTTGGGACGCCGGCTCGGCCGGGAGTTGAGATCCCGAccttcattttctctctctacgaTGAGAATCAGAAGCCCGGGCCCGGCACCGAGAGGCACTGGGGGCTTCTAAACAGCAGGGGGCTATCGATCCACCAGGTATCGTGTTCTACAAACCCTAGCTAGCCACCTTTAAACTGTGTATCAATTATCAAAGTCACCCCCAACTCATAAAACAAAGTAGGTAATTCTACCTATATACAACGATATGATTTTAGCCACATAAAGTATATATAGTTTGAAATCGCACTCCAACATGtgataaaattaatttgttgCAGATGGATTTGTCCGGGGCGTGCCCTGCCGGAGA is drawn from Salvia miltiorrhiza cultivar Shanhuang (shh) unplaced genomic scaffold, IMPLAD_Smil_shh original_scaffold_447, whole genome shotgun sequence and contains these coding sequences:
- the LOC131004641 gene encoding probable glucan endo-1,3-beta-glucosidase A6, with the protein product MKTTIFALSLCYIVSLSSALLGSDKIGINYGRIGNNLPSPYRSIELLQSMNVRHVKLYDSDPEVLKLLSGTNIHVTVMVPNDQITRIASNRSEADEWVHKNVLAYYPSTKIRFVLVGNEVFSHNDQQVWVDLVPAMRYIRKSLNEHNIHNIKVGTPVAMDVLESSFPPSAGKFRADVAEVMTSVVKFLNGTRSFFFLDVYPFFPWSASPTSMSLDFALLKEGNRTYIDPHTGLIYTNLLDQMLDSVNFAMEKLGFHDVRIVIAETGWPHEGDIDQPGANDYNSATYLCNLAAKMSYEPPLGTPARPGVEIPTFIFSLYDENQKPGPGTERHWGLLNSRGLSIHQMDLSGACPAGDKGGARHLAKPVNNQPYKGKIWCVSATTMTREMELAPAVEFACLQGNNTCKELAPGGACYEPVSIVSHASYAFSSYWAKFRGDGASCYFNGLAVQTTVDPSHGSCKFPSVTV